One Nostoc punctiforme PCC 73102 DNA window includes the following coding sequences:
- a CDS encoding type I polyketide synthase, which translates to MKNTKQQYNKEAIAVIGMGCRFPGAKNPAAFWQMLRDGMNAITQVPANRWSMDDLYDPDLATPGTMNSRWGGFLQNVDQFDAKFFGISPGEAASTDPQQRLLLEVAWETLENAGLNPQQVSGSQTGVYIGIGSNDYANVCFEDLTQLNAYFVTGNALCTTVNRLSYFFGWQGPSLALDTGCSSSLVAIHLACQSLRTREIDQALVGAVNLILSPKANIGLSQAWMMTSDNCCKSFDAAADGYVRGEGCGLVLLKRLEDAIRDKDRILGIIRGSAVNQNGFGKNLTAPNQLAQQSVISQALANAGVEPQQISYIEAHGVGTPLADVTEASALKAVLRPEGDTLPCFLSSVKTNIGHLEPAAGIAALIKVLLCFQHQEIPPHLHFQTLNPDIGDDFPFIIPTTASPWELNNTPRLAGINSFGLGGTNAHLVLEEPPLERAEEQGSRGTEEQRSRGGENTIERPLHLLTLSANSEKALRELANLYNTHIAKSVNIYLPDICYSANIGRAALKHRLAILVDTFESLQQELSAFASEQEAGEWFYGQQNSIKVGFLFTGQGTQYIDMGRELYDTQPVFREVLERCDRLLTPHLNKSLLSILYPESGSKLLLHETAYTQPALFGLEFALAEMWRSWGIKPYCVMGYSLGEYVAACVAGVLSLEDALILVAKRGQLMQQLPQTGAMAWVYTSIDKVITVLLPYQHQVGIAAIHGQEEILIAGKSQAVQQILQQLKSEGIAFLKLKINQAFHSPAVEPILDAMEELAATFTYNPPQINWVSSVTGKLVEAIAPQHWRNHLRDTLQFSTAVDTLIAQGCNLFLELGPSSTLAEAGKRYRPQSEEIWLSSLKEGFEDWQQVLSTLSALYVQGANVNWAGFDHNYQHQRLELPTYPFQRKRHWIDARTQRPEINFVGTRNLAFPLWENLNLEEMSASQRWEKLQAYVQTEAATVLGLEPTEKLDPNEGFATLGMKSLMAIELKNHIQTQLGHSYSLAATLAFDYPTITTLTEYLGREVLNLDSPSTNHENLPQSCKDAINRISTEDIAIIAMGCRFPGGANNPEQFWQILQKGIDAITEIPSQRWNLDNYFDSEPETPGKMYTRHGGFIADIDQFDAQFFGISPREAISLDPQQRILLEVSWEALENAAIAPQNLVGSQTGVFIGLISNEYMQLQIQHKDPEKIDAYYGTGGIGSAAAGRISHSLGLRGPSLVVDTACSSSLVSIHLAVQSLRRGECNLALAGGVNLILLPETNIFLSKSKAVAADGRCKTFDASANGFVRGEGCGVVVLKRLSEALADNDPILAVIRGSAVNHDGRSSGFTVPSTTAQQELLHQALANANVEAQQVSYIEAHGTGTSLGDPIEVGALASVLCAGRSFEQPLVISSVKTNIGHLEAAAGVAGLMKVVLALQHQEIPPHLHLQQPNPMIAWEQLPLSVPTSGQSWVVKDSARIGGVSSFGMSGTNAHVIVQEAPLGGAGEQGNRGAEITIERPLHLLCLSAKHSNSLRQLAEQYIDYLGKHGDISLANITYTAQVGRSHFSHRLAVIASSHAEMQAKLEEAEYDYQVDSGNFTRCAFLFTGQGSQYVGMGRQLYETQPGFRRILDECDRILQLFLNKSILSVIFADTTENPLLDQTAYTQPALFVLEYALAQLWISWGIRPSAVLGHSVGEYVAACVAGIFSLEDGLKLIAHRARLMQALPQTGGMAAVFASAEVVEPLIASYPQQLSIAAYNGEQSLVISGEMQALTAVLQKLESQSIETRILQVSHAFHSPLMASMLAEFEQVAQQIAYHSPQLEIVSNVSGKLTNNAEMSNASYWVEHIQASVYFAQGMSALYSAGYKVFLEVGSHPTLIGMAQRDYPEELDNQGLWLASLRKGKEDWQQILESLSQLYLQGVEIDWLGFENGYTRNKVILPNYPWQHQRYWFETTTKKLVVHSQLHPLLGQRLHSPLFKSLVFESEFHTDNLPFLADHRIYGSIVAPGASYIAMLTLAGRQIFGTNAVSLQQITFREPLIIPEDGSIKVQLILQLGKNQDYSFELFSLEGNEQWCLHATGELSTLYTTRETCSWTEIQARCPEKSTGLQVFYQDVGDTGLDLGVTFQWIGDFWRRDGEAICQMQVPPGCETETKLYPLHPGLIDSCLRLLGGTLPAEIRDADVYVPISLGGFHLWQNLDLSQPLWCHARLQSNNPEMIVGDVQLLDESGQAIAQFSELCLKRSPQQALLKQPNLQDWLYQITWQLQGRTITQSSLVAQQQYWILLIDEDAVGTELAKLFQAKGESCVAVIPSYTYQSLEQGKIYINPAEPQHFDRLLQEVSIQPGIALHIVHLWSLATGDLLDSTQMRICGSVLHLTQALARINFPLARLWLISRGSQSINLQSEIALSQTPLWGLGRVIATEYSEVFAGLIDLDPQSSTVEAATQLWAEFSHPELGEQVALRGNQRYVSRLQRVPNTIDFSASFNPSLGTYLITGGLGGLGLTVANWLVERGVQHLVLVGRRSPSDKAKSAIASWENAGVQVTVTQADITQLEQIQKILEGIEPQFPLRGVIHAAGILDDGILLQQNWERFTRVMAPKLQGAWNLHILTQDKPLELFVLFSSVASVLGTTGQANYAAANAFLDGLADYRRFQGLAGLSINWGAWAEVGMAATSTGSPVGVEKILPQQGLQILAALTHQANARQVAVLPVRWSKFIAHYYTQKVPPLLSEFVDSRQTQETAQPVLAAKPYILRQLQEAHTADIQQILFNYIRDEVAKILRFNSSEELQLRQRLFEVGLDSLMAIELRNRLQSSLECSLPTTLLFDYPTLETLTKYLTNDVLDVKTASPPPKSDHPDTEISDIQQLSQTELERSLAAELASIDELMKKI; encoded by the coding sequence ATGAAGAACACTAAACAACAATACAACAAGGAAGCGATCGCTGTTATTGGTATGGGATGCCGATTTCCTGGGGCAAAAAATCCTGCTGCTTTCTGGCAAATGTTGCGGGATGGGATGAATGCTATTACACAAGTTCCCGCCAATCGTTGGTCAATGGATGACCTCTACGACCCAGATTTGGCGACCCCTGGAACGATGAATAGCCGTTGGGGAGGGTTTCTGCAAAATGTAGACCAGTTTGATGCTAAATTCTTCGGCATTTCTCCCGGTGAAGCCGCAAGTACAGACCCGCAGCAGCGTTTGTTACTAGAGGTAGCTTGGGAGACTTTAGAAAATGCTGGTTTAAATCCGCAACAAGTTTCAGGAAGTCAAACAGGAGTATACATAGGCATTGGTAGCAACGATTATGCCAATGTTTGCTTTGAGGATTTGACTCAACTAAATGCTTATTTTGTGACAGGCAATGCCCTCTGTACAACAGTGAATCGCCTGTCTTACTTCTTTGGTTGGCAAGGGCCGAGTCTGGCATTAGACACTGGCTGTTCTTCATCCCTGGTTGCCATCCATCTTGCCTGCCAAAGTTTGCGAACAAGAGAAATTGACCAAGCTTTGGTAGGGGCTGTTAACCTGATTTTGTCACCCAAAGCTAACATCGGATTATCCCAAGCTTGGATGATGACATCAGATAATTGTTGCAAAAGTTTTGATGCGGCGGCTGATGGTTACGTGCGGGGTGAAGGTTGCGGTTTAGTTTTGCTCAAGCGTCTAGAAGATGCCATTAGGGACAAAGACCGGATTTTAGGGATTATCCGGGGTTCAGCCGTTAATCAAAATGGCTTTGGGAAAAACTTGACTGCACCCAATCAACTAGCACAGCAGTCAGTTATCAGTCAGGCGTTGGCAAATGCTGGAGTTGAACCACAACAAATTAGCTATATTGAAGCCCACGGAGTCGGCACACCCTTGGCTGATGTGACGGAAGCCAGCGCCCTTAAAGCAGTCTTGCGGCCAGAGGGGGATACTCTACCGTGTTTTCTCAGTTCCGTCAAAACCAACATTGGACATTTAGAACCGGCTGCGGGAATTGCTGCTTTAATTAAAGTTTTACTGTGTTTCCAACACCAAGAAATTCCACCACACCTTCATTTTCAAACCCTAAATCCAGATATTGGCGATGATTTTCCCTTTATCATTCCCACCACAGCAAGTCCTTGGGAATTGAACAATACACCTCGTTTGGCTGGAATTAATTCCTTTGGTTTGGGGGGAACTAATGCCCATCTTGTTTTAGAAGAACCACCATTGGAGAGAGCAGAGGAGCAGGGGAGCAGGGGGACAGAGGAGCAGAGGAGCAGAGGAGGAGAAAATACAATTGAGCGTCCGTTACATTTGTTGACGCTATCAGCTAACAGTGAAAAGGCATTACGAGAATTAGCTAATCTTTATAATACACATATTGCTAAATCTGTCAATATTTATTTGCCAGATATTTGCTACTCAGCAAATATAGGTAGAGCAGCTTTGAAACACCGCTTGGCTATACTGGTGGATACATTTGAAAGCTTGCAACAAGAATTATCAGCCTTCGCCAGTGAACAAGAGGCGGGAGAATGGTTTTATGGTCAACAGAACTCTATTAAAGTTGGATTCTTGTTTACAGGACAAGGAACACAATACATTGATATGGGTCGTGAACTCTACGATACACAACCTGTATTTCGTGAGGTACTGGAACGTTGCGATCGCCTACTCACCCCTCATTTAAATAAGTCGTTATTATCAATACTTTATCCTGAATCTGGTAGCAAACTATTACTACACGAAACCGCTTACACCCAACCTGCTTTGTTTGGCCTAGAGTTCGCCTTAGCAGAAATGTGGCGTTCCTGGGGAATCAAGCCGTATTGTGTTATGGGCTACAGCTTAGGTGAATATGTCGCTGCTTGTGTTGCGGGCGTTCTCAGCTTGGAAGATGCCTTAATTTTAGTAGCAAAGCGGGGGCAACTGATGCAGCAGTTACCGCAAACTGGGGCTATGGCTTGGGTATATACCTCAATAGACAAAGTAATAACAGTACTCTTGCCATATCAGCATCAGGTTGGTATCGCTGCCATCCACGGCCAAGAAGAAATCTTGATTGCTGGTAAAAGTCAAGCTGTGCAGCAAATTCTCCAACAGTTGAAAAGTGAGGGCATAGCTTTTCTCAAGCTGAAGATAAATCAAGCCTTTCACTCTCCAGCCGTCGAGCCAATATTGGATGCAATGGAGGAACTTGCTGCCACATTCACCTACAACCCACCGCAGATAAATTGGGTTTCTAGTGTGACTGGAAAATTAGTGGAGGCGATCGCACCCCAACATTGGCGTAATCATCTCCGAGATACATTACAATTTTCAACGGCAGTTGATACCCTAATTGCTCAAGGTTGTAACCTGTTCCTGGAATTAGGGCCGAGTTCGACCTTAGCGGAAGCAGGTAAGCGATATCGACCCCAAAGTGAGGAAATTTGGTTATCTTCTCTGAAAGAAGGATTTGAGGATTGGCAGCAGGTATTATCAACACTGAGTGCCTTGTATGTACAGGGAGCAAATGTTAACTGGGCAGGATTTGACCACAATTACCAACACCAACGCCTAGAACTACCAACTTACCCTTTCCAAAGAAAGCGCCATTGGATAGACGCAAGAACGCAAAGACCGGAGATAAATTTTGTAGGGACGCGAAATTTGGCATTTCCACTGTGGGAAAACTTGAATTTAGAGGAGATGTCAGCTAGTCAGCGTTGGGAAAAACTGCAAGCCTACGTGCAAACTGAGGCAGCAACTGTTCTGGGACTGGAACCGACAGAGAAACTCGACCCAAACGAGGGATTTGCTACCTTGGGGATGAAATCTCTAATGGCAATTGAGTTAAAAAACCACATTCAAACGCAACTAGGACATTCTTATTCCCTAGCCGCTACCTTGGCATTTGATTATCCCACAATTACCACGCTCACAGAATATTTGGGTAGGGAAGTCCTAAATTTAGATTCTCCCTCTACTAACCATGAAAATCTCCCCCAATCTTGTAAAGACGCGATTAATCGCATCTCTACTGAAGATATTGCCATTATTGCGATGGGTTGTCGCTTTCCTGGAGGTGCAAATAATCCCGAACAGTTCTGGCAAATCCTCCAAAAAGGTATCGATGCTATTACAGAAATTCCCTCGCAACGCTGGAACTTGGATAATTACTTTGACTCAGAGCCAGAAACACCAGGTAAAATGTACACCCGTCACGGAGGATTTATTGCAGACATTGACCAATTTGACGCGCAGTTTTTCGGTATCAGTCCCCGTGAAGCCATCAGCCTCGACCCACAACAACGCATACTGTTAGAAGTAAGTTGGGAAGCTTTAGAAAATGCGGCTATTGCACCACAGAATCTTGTAGGAAGTCAGACAGGTGTGTTCATTGGTCTGATTTCCAACGAGTATATGCAACTGCAAATTCAGCACAAAGACCCAGAAAAAATTGATGCTTATTACGGTACAGGCGGTATTGGTAGTGCAGCGGCAGGGAGGATATCTCATAGCTTGGGGCTGCGCGGGCCTAGCTTGGTAGTGGATACTGCTTGCTCGTCCTCGCTGGTTAGCATTCATTTAGCAGTTCAAAGCCTGCGACGTGGAGAGTGCAATTTAGCATTAGCGGGTGGCGTAAACTTGATACTTCTGCCGGAGACGAATATTTTCTTATCAAAATCCAAGGCTGTAGCTGCCGATGGACGCTGTAAAACCTTTGATGCTTCAGCTAATGGCTTTGTTCGAGGAGAGGGATGTGGTGTAGTTGTATTGAAACGACTCTCTGAAGCTTTAGCTGATAATGACCCAATCTTGGCTGTAATTCGGGGTTCAGCAGTGAATCATGATGGACGTAGCAGTGGTTTTACCGTCCCCAGTACAACAGCGCAACAAGAATTGTTACATCAAGCATTAGCTAACGCCAATGTAGAAGCCCAGCAGGTGAGTTATATCGAAGCTCATGGGACTGGCACATCCTTGGGAGATCCGATTGAGGTTGGTGCATTAGCATCTGTACTCTGTGCAGGACGTTCTTTTGAACAGCCACTAGTAATTAGTTCCGTTAAAACTAACATTGGTCATTTGGAAGCAGCGGCTGGGGTAGCGGGTTTGATGAAGGTTGTTTTGGCTCTACAGCATCAAGAAATTCCGCCACACTTGCACTTGCAACAACCTAATCCGATGATTGCTTGGGAGCAATTGCCATTGAGTGTCCCTACATCTGGGCAATCTTGGGTAGTTAAGGACTCGGCGCGGATTGGTGGGGTGAGTTCTTTTGGGATGAGTGGTACTAATGCTCATGTGATTGTGCAGGAAGCACCTTTGGGGGGAGCAGGAGAGCAGGGGAACAGGGGAGCAGAAATTACAATTGAGCGTCCTTTACACTTACTCTGCCTTTCTGCTAAACATTCCAATTCCTTGCGACAATTAGCTGAACAATACATCGACTATTTGGGCAAGCATGGCGATATTTCTTTGGCTAATATTACCTACACTGCCCAAGTCGGACGTTCTCATTTTTCTCATCGTTTGGCTGTTATTGCCTCATCTCATGCCGAGATGCAAGCAAAGCTGGAGGAAGCAGAGTATGACTATCAAGTAGATAGTGGAAATTTCACCAGATGCGCCTTTTTATTTACTGGGCAAGGGTCGCAGTATGTAGGGATGGGAAGACAACTGTATGAAACCCAACCTGGTTTTCGTCGGATATTAGATGAATGCGATCGCATTCTCCAACTTTTCCTCAACAAATCCATCCTATCAGTCATCTTTGCTGACACCACAGAAAATCCACTCCTCGACCAAACTGCCTACACTCAACCAGCTTTATTTGTCTTAGAATACGCCTTGGCGCAACTGTGGATTTCTTGGGGTATCCGTCCCTCTGCGGTGCTTGGCCACAGTGTCGGAGAATATGTGGCTGCTTGTGTGGCTGGTATTTTCTCCCTTGAGGACGGATTGAAATTGATTGCCCACCGCGCCCGCCTGATGCAGGCATTACCGCAAACAGGAGGTATGGCTGCGGTTTTCGCCAGCGCAGAAGTTGTAGAACCCTTGATTGCATCCTATCCTCAACAACTCAGTATTGCTGCGTATAACGGAGAACAAAGTTTAGTTATCTCAGGCGAGATGCAGGCATTAACAGCAGTTTTGCAAAAACTAGAAAGTCAAAGCATCGAAACGCGAATTTTGCAAGTATCTCACGCCTTCCACTCGCCGTTAATGGCATCAATGTTGGCAGAGTTTGAGCAAGTTGCCCAGCAAATTGCCTATCATTCCCCACAACTGGAAATCGTTTCTAATGTTAGTGGGAAGTTGACAAATAATGCAGAGATGTCTAATGCTAGTTATTGGGTAGAGCATATCCAAGCCAGTGTCTATTTTGCTCAAGGGATGTCAGCACTTTATTCCGCAGGCTACAAAGTATTTTTAGAAGTCGGTTCTCATCCCACTTTAATCGGTATGGCACAACGAGATTATCCAGAAGAGTTGGATAATCAAGGTTTATGGCTAGCTTCGCTACGCAAAGGCAAGGAAGATTGGCAACAAATTTTAGAAAGTTTGAGCCAGTTATATCTCCAAGGAGTAGAAATTGATTGGCTCGGATTCGAGAACGGCTATACACGAAATAAAGTAATATTACCCAACTATCCTTGGCAGCATCAACGCTATTGGTTTGAAACCACTACCAAAAAACTAGTAGTACACTCACAATTGCATCCCCTGTTAGGTCAACGCCTACATTCTCCACTGTTCAAGAGTTTAGTATTTGAGAGCGAATTCCACACAGATAATTTACCCTTTCTAGCCGATCATCGTATCTACGGGTCGATAGTTGCACCGGGAGCATCTTATATTGCTATGTTGACCCTAGCAGGTAGGCAGATTTTCGGAACTAATGCAGTGTCTCTTCAACAGATTACGTTTCGAGAGCCTTTAATTATACCTGAAGATGGCAGTATCAAAGTGCAATTGATTTTGCAACTGGGCAAGAATCAGGATTATAGTTTTGAACTATTCAGCTTAGAGGGTAATGAGCAGTGGTGTCTCCATGCAACTGGTGAGTTATCTACCTTGTATACTACGAGAGAAACTTGCTCTTGGACAGAAATACAAGCGCGTTGTCCTGAAAAATCCACTGGTTTGCAGGTATTTTATCAGGATGTCGGAGATACTGGGCTAGATTTGGGTGTAACTTTTCAATGGATTGGTGATTTCTGGCGACGAGATGGGGAAGCTATTTGTCAGATGCAAGTACCACCAGGTTGTGAAACAGAGACTAAGTTATATCCATTACATCCGGGGCTGATAGATTCTTGTTTGCGGCTGTTAGGAGGTACTTTACCAGCAGAGATTCGAGACGCTGATGTTTATGTACCGATTAGTTTAGGTGGCTTTCATCTTTGGCAAAATCTGGACTTGAGTCAGCCATTATGGTGTCACGCCCGCCTGCAAAGCAATAATCCAGAGATGATAGTAGGAGATGTACAATTATTAGATGAATCTGGACAAGCGATCGCTCAATTCTCGGAACTCTGTTTAAAGCGATCGCCACAGCAAGCATTACTCAAGCAACCAAATCTCCAAGACTGGCTTTATCAAATCACTTGGCAACTCCAAGGACGAACAATTACGCAATCATCTTTAGTAGCACAACAGCAATATTGGATACTTCTAATTGATGAAGATGCTGTAGGTACAGAATTGGCAAAATTGTTTCAAGCTAAAGGTGAATCCTGTGTGGCAGTCATCCCTAGTTATACTTACCAATCTTTAGAACAAGGTAAAATTTACATTAATCCAGCTGAACCCCAGCATTTCGACCGACTGCTTCAAGAAGTCTCAATTCAACCAGGAATAGCTCTCCACATTGTACATTTGTGGAGTTTGGCTACTGGAGATTTGCTAGATTCTACACAAATGCGTATCTGTGGTAGTGTTTTACATTTAACTCAAGCCTTAGCTCGGATAAATTTCCCACTAGCTAGGCTGTGGTTGATTTCTAGGGGTAGCCAGTCAATTAATCTACAATCTGAAATCGCCCTGTCTCAAACACCTCTCTGGGGATTGGGGCGAGTTATAGCAACAGAATATAGCGAAGTTTTTGCAGGGCTAATTGATTTAGATCCCCAAAGTTCAACTGTAGAAGCTGCAACTCAGTTGTGGGCAGAATTTTCCCATCCAGAATTGGGCGAACAAGTCGCCTTACGGGGAAATCAGCGCTACGTCTCCCGTTTGCAACGCGTTCCCAACACCATAGATTTCTCTGCTTCCTTTAACCCTTCCCTTGGGACTTACCTGATTACAGGCGGACTAGGAGGACTGGGGTTAACAGTGGCGAATTGGTTGGTTGAGCGAGGTGTGCAACACTTAGTATTAGTGGGTAGGCGATCACCATCTGATAAAGCGAAAAGTGCGATCGCCTCCTGGGAAAACGCTGGCGTGCAAGTTACAGTCACCCAAGCAGATATTACACAACTTGAACAAATACAAAAAATACTTGAGGGCATTGAACCTCAGTTTCCCTTACGAGGTGTTATCCATGCAGCCGGAATTCTAGACGATGGGATTTTACTCCAACAAAACTGGGAGCGATTTACTAGGGTAATGGCTCCGAAATTACAGGGTGCTTGGAATCTGCATATCCTGACTCAAGATAAACCTTTGGAATTATTTGTCTTGTTCTCCTCCGTTGCTTCTGTGTTGGGAACCACAGGACAAGCAAACTACGCAGCAGCAAACGCCTTTCTTGATGGGTTAGCCGATTATCGTCGCTTTCAAGGGCTGGCGGGATTAAGTATCAACTGGGGGGCGTGGGCGGAAGTGGGAATGGCTGCAACCTCTACAGGTTCTCCAGTGGGAGTAGAGAAAATTTTACCCCAACAAGGATTACAAATCTTGGCAGCATTGACGCATCAAGCCAATGCTAGACAAGTTGCGGTTTTACCAGTGCGCTGGTCAAAATTTATCGCCCATTACTACACCCAAAAAGTGCCGCCTTTGCTGAGTGAGTTTGTTGATTCAAGGCAAACCCAAGAGACTGCACAGCCAGTATTAGCAGCGAAACCATATATTTTACGACAACTCCAGGAGGCTCACACCGCAGATATTCAGCAAATTTTATTTAATTACATCCGTGACGAAGTAGCAAAAATCTTACGGTTCAATTCATCTGAGGAACTGCAACTGCGTCAGCGTTTATTTGAAGTGGGGTTAGATTCACTCATGGCAATCGAGTTGAGAAATCGTTTGCAATCAAGTCTAGAGTGTTCGCTGCCAACCACCTTGTTATTTGATTATCCCACCTTAGAAACCTTAACTAAATATCTTACTAATGATGTTTTGGATGTGAAAACGGCATCTCCACCGCCAAAAAGCGATCACCCTGACACCGAAATCAGCGATATTCAACAGCTTTCGCAAACAGAACTAGAGCGATCGCTAGCGGCAGAATTAGCCAGCATTGACGAATTAATGAAAAAAATCTAA